The following coding sequences lie in one Pseudomonadota bacterium genomic window:
- a CDS encoding TonB-dependent receptor, which translates to MVAQRLVALLQRALAPAAAAGLLALLASFLPRVAQAAPAPVAASEGALARSTAAAPASPASAQSPASSALLAPALVPAPLADDPLQDVVLSAMKTPTTVQQAPATITVLTGEKIELQGFQTLGDAVATVPGFLPFRYAYGAAAAPIARGILFGTLYLLDGLDMYDPAGFPLLTEWLPVELVQRAEITSGPGGVLWGSNSFVGVGNIVTKSADDLDGLRAHASLGTATAGQRDQLRTYVMGGAKLFDGRLKLFAHAYYRSWIESGVSLPVRPILSQGVIVSEERPFVMGGPRSHDLGASLNLGAGPWSLIVHLPSARRGAPIGINAIAPEAGLDEDRLDCADPALGEPCGQRVDADRIGRTMRYDVGVRAGILRYRRRLLRDRLGLDARAFFADYWIGYKPIVGVIPSGLAPSGLAVAESYSSHRTGASVDLDVALPRRSQLLFGGELFYDWLDAYDATLRLDPATLGILGFPCEAAADGRSCTVPLVYASNRLAGGLFANVQHRLLPELTLSAGSRLQLYAGRRALDPVVLFSGAAVWSLTPAWNLKASFSEGFRPPSLVKTDNARVGFLIPGNPDLHVERSRAVQGQANARLLHLGSAIRELSLRADYSYTWITNFIAEVGGAFANVSGIGTHAVEFLAQLALTAGHSLSLGYTFNDSAIEDLGKLRSLPNQWFVVQGAFNLWRERLLLTTNLTVTGSLEDPNVQARTPFGSTRIGRLENGQPLEEALRVSTFADRLFDRVGPQAHWNLGLRYLLAGRRVVLFGNAFNVLDARGFEGQGFPDPQGLPDMVPAPRRGFSFLAGAEASL; encoded by the coding sequence TTGGTTGCGCAGCGGCTCGTCGCCCTGCTCCAGCGCGCCTTGGCGCCGGCCGCCGCCGCTGGTTTGCTCGCGCTCCTGGCCAGCTTCCTGCCCCGCGTGGCCCAGGCCGCACCCGCTCCCGTCGCCGCCTCCGAGGGAGCGCTTGCCCGAAGCACCGCCGCGGCGCCTGCGTCACCCGCGAGCGCGCAGAGCCCGGCGAGCTCCGCGCTGCTCGCGCCCGCGCTGGTTCCGGCACCCCTGGCCGATGATCCGCTGCAGGACGTCGTGCTCTCGGCGATGAAGACGCCGACCACGGTTCAGCAGGCGCCAGCGACGATCACGGTGCTGACCGGCGAAAAGATCGAGCTCCAGGGCTTCCAGACCTTGGGCGACGCGGTGGCGACCGTCCCCGGTTTTTTGCCCTTTCGCTACGCCTACGGTGCCGCGGCCGCGCCGATCGCCCGCGGCATCCTCTTTGGCACGCTCTATCTGCTCGATGGTCTCGACATGTACGACCCCGCCGGCTTTCCGCTGCTCACCGAGTGGCTGCCGGTCGAGCTCGTGCAGCGTGCCGAGATCACCAGCGGCCCGGGCGGCGTGCTCTGGGGCTCGAACTCCTTCGTCGGCGTGGGCAACATCGTCACCAAGTCTGCCGACGACCTGGACGGCCTGCGTGCCCACGCCAGCCTCGGCACGGCCACGGCCGGACAGCGCGACCAGCTCCGCACCTACGTGATGGGCGGCGCGAAGCTCTTCGATGGGCGGCTCAAGCTCTTCGCTCACGCGTACTACCGCAGCTGGATCGAAAGCGGGGTGTCGCTGCCGGTGCGTCCGATCCTGAGCCAGGGCGTGATCGTCAGCGAGGAGCGGCCCTTCGTCATGGGCGGACCACGCAGCCACGACCTCGGCGCCTCCCTCAATCTCGGTGCGGGTCCCTGGTCGCTGATCGTCCACCTGCCGAGCGCGCGGCGGGGCGCGCCGATCGGCATCAACGCGATCGCGCCCGAGGCAGGCCTCGACGAGGACCGGCTCGATTGCGCCGATCCCGCGCTCGGCGAGCCCTGCGGGCAGCGTGTCGACGCCGATCGAATCGGGCGCACCATGCGCTACGATGTCGGCGTGCGCGCCGGCATCCTCCGCTATCGACGGCGGCTGCTGCGCGATCGGCTCGGCCTCGATGCCCGCGCCTTCTTCGCCGACTACTGGATCGGCTACAAGCCGATCGTCGGCGTGATCCCCTCTGGCCTCGCCCCCAGCGGGCTGGCGGTAGCCGAGTCCTACAGCAGCCATCGCACAGGCGCCTCCGTTGACCTCGACGTGGCCCTGCCACGGCGCAGCCAGCTCCTCTTCGGCGGCGAGCTCTTCTACGACTGGCTCGATGCCTATGACGCCACGCTGCGCCTCGATCCGGCCACGCTCGGAATCCTCGGCTTCCCCTGCGAGGCCGCCGCCGACGGGCGTAGCTGCACGGTCCCCCTGGTCTACGCCTCGAACCGGCTCGCCGGTGGCCTCTTCGCCAACGTCCAGCACCGGCTCCTGCCCGAGCTGACGCTGAGCGCCGGTTCGCGGCTCCAGCTCTACGCCGGGCGCCGGGCGCTCGACCCGGTGGTGCTCTTCTCCGGCGCCGCCGTCTGGTCGCTGACGCCGGCCTGGAATCTCAAGGCGAGCTTCTCCGAGGGCTTCCGGCCGCCCTCGCTGGTCAAGACCGACAACGCTCGGGTCGGCTTCCTGATCCCCGGCAATCCCGATCTACACGTCGAGCGCAGCCGCGCCGTGCAGGGCCAGGCCAACGCCCGTCTGCTTCACCTCGGCTCTGCGATTCGCGAGCTGAGCTTGCGGGCGGACTACTCCTACACCTGGATCACGAACTTCATCGCCGAGGTCGGAGGCGCCTTCGCCAATGTGTCGGGGATCGGCACGCATGCGGTCGAGTTCCTCGCCCAGCTCGCGCTAACGGCCGGGCATAGCCTGTCGCTGGGCTACACCTTCAACGACAGCGCGATCGAGGACCTCGGCAAGCTGCGCTCGCTGCCGAACCAGTGGTTCGTGGTGCAGGGGGCGTTCAATCTCTGGCGTGAGCGCCTGCTCTTGACGACGAACCTGACGGTGACGGGCTCACTCGAGGACCCGAACGTTCAGGCGCGCACGCCCTTCGGCAGCACCCGAATCGGGCGGCTAGAAAACGGGCAGCCGCTGGAAGAGGCGCTGCGGGTCTCGACCTTCGCCGATCGCCTCTTCGATCGGGTCGGGCCACAGGCCCATTGGAACCTCGGCCTGCGCTATTTGCTGGCGGGCCGGCGCGTGGTGCTCTTCGGCAACGCCTTCAACGTGCTGGACGCTCGCGGCTTCGAGGGCCAGGGTTTCCCGGACCCGCAGGGTCTGCCCGACATGGTGCCGGCCCCGCGCCGCGGCTTCTCCTTCCTCGCCGGCGCTGAAGCCTCGCTCTGA
- a CDS encoding metallophosphoesterase family protein, with protein MRSTYATYVTHAAVRLLLLGCASFTAASAAAQPRWLRLSYLGDDATGVGVTWNTLGAKAPAFAEVRYGLTPGRYDQRTRGSLRFLGEGFGVQSEVALRGLRPDTPYYYRVGDSRGGFSAERRLRSRPAGGDPCARFRFALGGDSRADRWESARGTSQRWLGLLERIVADDARFVLHTGDFVSDGKVPAQWVAYFKATERFSHALPMLYALGNHDDGPGVGPAMYYSKLLQQPAAACAKAGQALEECQAFEVGPLLIASVSTLTSSAQGARPFGNQARWLDGVLAASRSRWKLVYMHYPSYTRAGLFGHPPNEQGQNAAFVPVFNARGVDLVVAGHNHFYERFAPSRCAEPSSAEPSGAEPCKVAAGTPGTVYVTTGGGGAQTLPFAGGTDATRPAASTEHHYLRVEVSATTLQLEAVAADGRILDRYALHKPAPGLACKGGDDGLRALAEAPAEVGEPHGRLLEVAAASALLLAVGLLWRRRRRR; from the coding sequence ATGCGCTCTACCTACGCCACTTACGTCACTCACGCCGCGGTGCGGCTGCTCCTGCTCGGCTGCGCGAGCTTCACCGCGGCCAGCGCCGCCGCGCAGCCGCGCTGGCTGCGCCTATCCTATCTCGGCGACGATGCCACGGGCGTCGGCGTCACCTGGAACACGCTCGGCGCCAAGGCGCCGGCCTTCGCCGAGGTGCGCTACGGGCTGACGCCCGGCCGCTACGACCAACGTACGCGGGGCAGCCTGCGCTTCCTCGGCGAGGGCTTCGGCGTGCAGAGCGAGGTGGCGCTGCGCGGGCTGCGGCCCGATACGCCCTACTACTACCGCGTCGGCGATAGCCGCGGCGGCTTCAGCGCCGAGCGGCGCCTGCGCAGTCGGCCGGCGGGCGGCGACCCCTGCGCGCGCTTTCGCTTCGCCCTCGGCGGCGACAGTCGCGCCGATCGCTGGGAGTCGGCGCGCGGCACGAGCCAGCGCTGGCTCGGCCTGCTCGAACGTATCGTCGCCGACGACGCGCGCTTCGTCTTGCACACGGGGGACTTCGTCAGCGACGGCAAGGTGCCCGCGCAGTGGGTCGCGTATTTCAAGGCCACCGAGCGCTTCAGCCACGCCCTGCCGATGCTCTACGCGCTCGGCAACCACGACGACGGCCCCGGCGTCGGCCCCGCGATGTACTACAGCAAGCTGCTGCAGCAGCCGGCCGCCGCCTGCGCCAAGGCGGGCCAGGCGCTGGAGGAGTGCCAGGCCTTCGAGGTCGGCCCCTTGCTCATCGCCAGCGTCAGCACGCTGACCAGCTCGGCCCAGGGCGCGCGTCCCTTCGGCAACCAGGCGCGCTGGCTCGACGGCGTGCTAGCAGCCAGCCGCAGCCGCTGGAAGCTCGTCTACATGCACTACCCGAGCTACACGCGCGCGGGGCTCTTCGGCCACCCGCCCAACGAGCAGGGCCAAAACGCCGCCTTCGTCCCCGTATTCAACGCCCGCGGCGTCGATCTCGTCGTGGCCGGCCACAACCATTTCTACGAGCGCTTCGCGCCCTCGCGCTGCGCCGAGCCGAGCAGCGCCGAGCCGAGCGGCGCCGAGCCCTGCAAGGTGGCGGCGGGTACCCCGGGAACGGTCTACGTCACGACGGGCGGCGGCGGCGCCCAGACCCTCCCCTTCGCCGGGGGCACGGACGCCACGCGCCCCGCGGCCTCCACCGAACACCACTATCTGCGGGTCGAGGTCAGCGCCACCACGCTGCAGCTCGAGGCCGTCGCCGCCGACGGCCGCATCCTCGACCGCTATGCGCTGCATAAGCCGGCCCCGGGGCTGGCCTGTAAGGGCGGCGACGACGGCCTGCGGGCGCTCGCAGAGGCCCCAGCGGAAGTAGGTGAGCCCCACGGGCGCCTGCTGGAGGTCGCCGCGGCCAGCGCCCTGCTGCTGGCGGTCGGCCTGCTTTGGCGTCGACGCCGGCGCCGCTGA